The proteins below are encoded in one region of Flammeovirga kamogawensis:
- a CDS encoding PKD domain-containing protein, translated as MNYTKKTIVLLCCLLVAASQVFAGTLRTNGTMTSTLKANDFAVTTPGLLQAENYTNVTGDVEVETSTDTDGTTTVGYFDPGDVLSFATNVPTAFSAKIKFRVASLPGGDLVLTTNNGDLLTIQIPSTGGWTNWQTQEIIVDFPVSNVLNIGTTTGAININWIEVEENDCPSPALASLTIKAESLSVLPNNSVQLFLEAFDGCGVPVAVAAQWSANAPNGLFIAGDNETTEIISVQAGGLTTSVTVKVESLSKRYNFVVNHHGRLQASGNSIVGKNGETVSLAGNSLFWSSAAPTWYSKTTVDWLVDDWNTQVIRATMSVNPKDGAGVPWNSNDYVQSPEYTMGLMQNVINAAIENDIYVMVDFHEHYSDQYTAEAIKFFGDIAKQYNGYDNIIYELWNEPINDSWGTVKNHADQVIAEIRKYDPDNLIVVGTPFYSQRVDDAAANQIQDNNVAYALHGYAIEPAHGALRKGYSVPTVGTEWGIGINDNGGGETGAWLNYWRNQDGGKIHVMWAVNNKQVNGDENWSILNANVNAEGGWSTNDLSTSGRFQRDVMRGWIDYTPEVACSNEALESITINAAATSVTVGLPLTLSVTGTSTCDNAWNLQGEWSANVSNGIFTATEVGVYTVTYTDQGVTATLQVTVTPNQAPIANAGADQFLVQPLTALNLLGSATDVEGDALTYSWSQISGPISTSIESPNSLRPLVQGLSILGEYEFELIVNDANGQTSDIVKITTVANTPPTVNAGVNQNVILGTNANLLATATDAEGDNLLYSWSQINGPINGTIINSNAAQATVSGLIELGVYTFEVNVTDGTSTVSDQVTVEVTPVVNLLSNGDFSAGTSAWTSFVFESATASNTEVNGVFKSTINYGGWENWHVQFYQGDLTIENSQSYTLKFKARAASNRSIQVGVEKNGSPYTGHFSANPQLTTTMQQFEFEFTMANPTDTNARVAFNLGNAYADVEIDDVVLLPGTGLPSNEAPVVTVGEDEFLSKGTTSTTLTGSATDADNGPQIVTYTWSQTSGPAVTIVSPTAQVTAVTGLTNGGVYTFTLTASDGEDTANANVVIEVENDNIILTRIEAENYSGMNGVQTEACSEGGLNVGYIDAWDWLSFDNINIPTTGTYTISYRVASQNGGGRLKFEKAGGSVNYGEISIPSTGGWQNWTTVSHQVTLTAGTQNFAIAVLEGGFNINWLEISSGSSSSARTMDNSELEQELTSQMISIYPNPVQQQLSIEGLSKSASKVEIYSTGGMVVESIDLSENKTLNVSVENLKAGVYLLRVYDNDIIQTKKFIKR; from the coding sequence ATGAATTACACAAAAAAAACAATTGTATTATTATGTTGCCTTTTGGTAGCTGCATCTCAAGTATTTGCAGGTACTTTACGCACAAATGGTACAATGACCAGCACATTAAAAGCAAATGATTTTGCGGTAACTACACCAGGCTTACTACAAGCAGAAAACTATACAAATGTAACAGGAGATGTAGAAGTAGAAACATCTACAGATACAGACGGAACAACTACCGTTGGTTATTTTGATCCGGGAGATGTACTTTCTTTTGCTACGAATGTACCTACTGCGTTTTCTGCAAAAATAAAATTTAGAGTAGCATCGTTACCAGGTGGTGACTTAGTTTTAACTACAAACAACGGTGATTTATTAACTATTCAGATTCCATCTACAGGTGGATGGACAAATTGGCAAACGCAAGAAATTATTGTTGATTTTCCTGTTTCTAATGTTTTGAATATAGGAACTACAACAGGTGCTATTAATATTAACTGGATTGAGGTAGAAGAAAATGATTGTCCTAGTCCTGCTTTAGCAAGTTTGACAATTAAAGCAGAATCTCTTTCTGTATTACCAAACAATTCAGTTCAGTTATTTCTAGAAGCTTTTGATGGTTGTGGAGTACCTGTGGCAGTAGCTGCACAATGGTCTGCAAATGCACCAAATGGCTTATTTATAGCAGGAGATAACGAAACAACAGAAATTATAAGTGTGCAAGCGGGCGGCTTAACTACTTCTGTAACTGTTAAGGTTGAAAGTTTATCTAAAAGATACAATTTTGTTGTAAACCACCACGGGCGTTTACAAGCTAGTGGCAACAGTATTGTAGGTAAAAACGGAGAAACTGTCAGTTTAGCTGGTAACAGTTTATTTTGGAGTAGTGCAGCCCCAACTTGGTACAGTAAAACTACTGTAGATTGGTTAGTAGACGATTGGAATACGCAAGTTATACGTGCAACAATGTCTGTAAATCCAAAAGATGGTGCAGGTGTTCCTTGGAATTCTAACGATTATGTACAATCTCCAGAATACACAATGGGACTTATGCAAAACGTTATTAATGCAGCAATTGAAAACGATATCTATGTAATGGTAGATTTTCATGAGCATTATTCGGATCAATATACTGCAGAGGCAATTAAATTTTTTGGTGATATAGCCAAACAGTACAATGGGTACGATAATATTATCTACGAACTATGGAATGAGCCTATTAACGACTCATGGGGAACTGTAAAAAACCATGCAGACCAAGTAATTGCAGAAATACGTAAGTACGATCCAGATAATTTGATTGTTGTAGGTACTCCTTTTTATTCGCAAAGAGTAGATGATGCAGCAGCTAATCAGATTCAAGATAATAACGTTGCTTATGCTTTGCATGGTTATGCCATTGAACCTGCTCACGGTGCTTTAAGAAAAGGATACAGTGTACCAACAGTTGGAACAGAATGGGGTATTGGAATTAATGATAACGGTGGTGGTGAAACTGGCGCTTGGTTAAATTATTGGAGAAACCAAGATGGTGGTAAAATCCATGTAATGTGGGCAGTAAACAATAAACAAGTAAACGGAGACGAAAACTGGTCTATTCTTAATGCAAATGTAAATGCAGAAGGCGGATGGAGTACCAATGATTTGTCTACTTCAGGAAGGTTTCAAAGAGATGTGATGCGTGGATGGATTGATTATACGCCAGAAGTAGCTTGTTCTAATGAAGCTTTAGAAAGCATCACTATTAATGCAGCAGCAACGTCTGTTACAGTTGGTTTACCGTTAACTTTATCGGTTACAGGAACAAGTACGTGTGATAATGCATGGAACTTACAAGGAGAGTGGTCGGCAAATGTATCAAATGGTATTTTTACAGCTACGGAAGTAGGAGTTTATACGGTTACCTACACAGACCAAGGAGTTACAGCAACTTTACAAGTAACAGTTACGCCCAATCAAGCACCAATAGCCAATGCAGGTGCGGATCAGTTTTTAGTACAACCTCTTACGGCTTTAAATTTACTGGGTAGTGCTACAGATGTGGAAGGAGATGCTTTAACCTATTCATGGTCTCAAATTAGTGGCCCAATTTCTACTTCAATTGAAAGTCCAAATTCATTACGTCCATTAGTACAAGGGTTATCTATTCTTGGCGAATACGAATTTGAATTAATTGTAAATGATGCTAACGGTCAGACATCTGATATTGTAAAAATTACAACAGTTGCCAATACACCACCAACAGTTAATGCAGGTGTTAATCAAAATGTTATTTTAGGAACCAATGCAAACTTATTGGCTACAGCAACAGATGCTGAAGGGGATAATTTGTTGTATTCATGGTCTCAAATAAATGGTCCAATCAATGGAACAATCATTAATTCGAATGCTGCTCAAGCAACGGTTAGTGGCCTTATTGAGCTAGGAGTTTATACTTTTGAAGTGAACGTAACAGATGGCACTAGTACTGTTTCAGATCAGGTAACTGTAGAAGTGACTCCAGTAGTTAATCTTTTATCCAATGGAGATTTTAGTGCTGGAACATCCGCTTGGACAAGCTTTGTTTTTGAATCTGCTACAGCGTCTAATACAGAAGTTAACGGAGTGTTTAAAAGTACTATTAATTACGGTGGTTGGGAAAACTGGCATGTACAGTTCTACCAAGGTGATTTAACTATTGAGAATAGCCAATCGTACACCTTAAAATTTAAAGCAAGAGCAGCAAGTAATCGTTCAATTCAGGTTGGAGTAGAGAAAAATGGTAGTCCATATACTGGTCATTTTTCTGCAAATCCACAGTTAACAACAACGATGCAGCAATTTGAGTTTGAATTTACAATGGCAAATCCAACCGATACAAATGCTCGTGTTGCATTTAACTTAGGTAATGCATACGCTGATGTTGAAATTGATGATGTAGTGTTATTACCTGGAACTGGTTTACCTTCTAACGAAGCACCAGTGGTAACAGTTGGAGAAGACGAATTTTTATCGAAAGGAACCACTTCTACAACATTAACAGGGAGTGCTACAGATGCAGATAACGGTCCGCAAATAGTAACGTATACTTGGTCACAAACTTCTGGACCGGCTGTAACAATTGTATCACCAACAGCACAAGTTACAGCAGTAACAGGACTTACAAATGGAGGAGTTTATACTTTTACCTTAACGGCTTCTGATGGCGAAGATACAGCTAATGCAAACGTAGTTATTGAAGTTGAAAATGATAATATAATCTTAACAAGAATTGAAGCTGAAAACTATTCTGGTATGAATGGTGTGCAGACAGAAGCTTGTTCTGAAGGAGGTCTTAATGTAGGGTATATTGATGCTTGGGATTGGTTGTCTTTTGATAATATCAATATCCCTACAACAGGAACTTATACGATCTCTTATAGAGTAGCGAGCCAAAATGGTGGCGGGCGTCTAAAATTTGAAAAAGCAGGTGGATCTGTAAACTATGGCGAGATTTCTATTCCTAGCACAGGTGGATGGCAAAACTGGACAACAGTTTCTCATCAAGTAACATTAACTGCTGGAACTCAAAATTTTGCGATTGCAGTACTGGAAGGTGGTTTTAATATCAATTGGTTAGAAATTTCTTCAGGAAGTTCTTCATCTGCTAGAACAATGGACAACAGTGAGTTAGAACAAGAGTTGACGTCGCAAATGATATCAATTTACCCTAACCCAGTGCAACAGCAATTAAGTATTGAAGGGCTATCAAAGTCAGCTTCGAAAGTAGAAATTTACTCTACTGGAGGAATGGTTGTAGAAAGCATTGACCTTTCAGAAAATAAAACATTAAACGTTTCTGTAGAGAACCTCAAGGCAGGGGTCTACTTATTACGTGTATACGATAACGATATAATCCAAACTAAGAAGTTTATCAAAAGATAG
- a CDS encoding hybrid sensor histidine kinase/response regulator transcription factor, with amino-acid sequence MNTKINQLTVFLLLFSAVLFAQNKLSQKYNFVHIGAEKGLTQTAISDILMDKEGYIWMGTWKGLFRYDAYAMHSYFAVIDDTTKLQSDYINCLYEDQNNTLWIGTMGGLYRYERKLDQFKRINFQLNKVMKVLKIAPRKNKEEVWLCTVNGLYLFNIKNKQLTQIIENRAITNVLEIENTLWVGTKSGLMVVDQKGQVDAKFMALKKPINLNNKSIINLFQDKEGKIWIASWKLFSFNPKTNTFKIEDQNLEVWDFLAIENELWFATTDGICVLDQETLEKKFIKQDRKNTRGLSEDFLTTLYQDKKDNIWIGGFRKGAYFYSPHNNLFELISKDLGGLEILHHNRVMDIYKEDSTIVWLATDGGGITKLNVQTKKSLPLTTLALFNNKAILSIRRDKKGVFWLSTWGDGLFSYNQETNKIQQFKHVEGNGTTLPENNIWQTFEDSEGNFWVSIHEMGLCLFDTDKGEVIERIIHKQRGVEFLTSFYIFEDSNKCVYFCNTQGLIVYNLKSKITDIYFQEGGVENTLPGYSVNCGLEDSKGNIWLGTNNGLALFDKKNKKFYKKGGELGVKGPRVQAIEEDKEGNLWLAVNNQLVKYSTITEEIVVFTTDDIGINGEFIIGASHTLANGQLFFGSTNGVVVFDPKTIRINKVKSPVKLVNFSLFNKKVTLETEDSPLKHVIDQTEKIQLKHYQNVFSIDFSTLNYVQSGQNKYMYLLEGFDKDWQHIGHKRSATFTNLNAGKYTFRVKGANNDGIWNEAKPLIIEQLPPFWLTWWAKLLYLVLFIGLIYFFYRFLMNRHKLERAIEISRIEGQKKAEVNKFREQFFTNISHELRTPLTLIVSPLQAIQKEGENYKFKENQQVFKLMHTNAERLLRLINQLMDFRKVENGLLKVQEKSGDIMRFIKDTSQLYCYQAQQMQIVFTITTAPDSLWVNFDHDKLEKIIHNLLSNAFKYTNEKGSITVHAFLIEKVDANYTIELNVTDNGVGIAEQDIGNIFSRYYMVENSSAKGTGIGLTLTKELVELCKGTINVKSTVGQGTSFNIQLSFKGALPAVSISNKKENNFVIEPTEQPKSNTELKHKQATLLVIDDNIDIQTYLKIELSSIYTICIANNGAEGLKVAIDKTPDLIISDVMMPLMDGMELCHKLKSNIATSHIPVLLLTAKHSDKSHLQGLTQGADEFISKPFNIEILKTRIAYHLKLRKDLQLKFKTEGFIKPKEITTSDPDKIFLDKLYKLVFEELENPEFNTKVLCEKMGMSRTLLHTKLKVLTACSTAEFIKSARMINAAKLLKDQHIQIKEVAYSCGYLNPQQFSNTFVKYHGMSPSKYQEQDDEKKTNYLAKKAVYDGKNKD; translated from the coding sequence ATGAATACTAAAATAAACCAACTAACTGTTTTTTTACTTCTATTTTCCGCTGTATTGTTTGCACAAAACAAATTAAGTCAGAAGTATAATTTTGTACATATAGGTGCAGAAAAAGGACTTACACAAACAGCCATTAGTGATATCCTTATGGATAAAGAAGGCTATATTTGGATGGGAACCTGGAAGGGTTTGTTCCGTTACGATGCCTATGCTATGCACAGCTACTTTGCAGTTATAGATGATACTACAAAGTTACAATCCGATTATATTAATTGTCTTTACGAAGACCAAAATAACACTCTATGGATTGGTACAATGGGCGGCTTGTATAGGTACGAAAGGAAGTTAGATCAATTTAAAAGAATTAACTTCCAATTAAACAAGGTGATGAAGGTTCTAAAAATAGCACCTCGAAAAAATAAGGAAGAAGTTTGGTTATGTACAGTAAACGGACTTTACCTTTTCAATATAAAAAATAAACAACTAACACAAATAATAGAAAATAGAGCAATTACTAATGTTCTAGAAATTGAAAATACCCTTTGGGTGGGTACTAAGAGTGGCTTAATGGTTGTAGATCAAAAAGGGCAGGTAGACGCTAAATTTATGGCTTTAAAAAAGCCTATTAATCTTAATAATAAATCTATTATAAACCTGTTTCAAGATAAAGAGGGTAAAATTTGGATAGCCTCTTGGAAATTATTCTCTTTTAACCCAAAAACGAATACATTTAAAATTGAAGATCAGAATCTTGAAGTTTGGGATTTTTTAGCAATAGAAAATGAATTGTGGTTTGCAACAACAGATGGTATTTGTGTGCTTGATCAAGAAACTTTAGAAAAAAAATTTATTAAACAAGATAGAAAGAATACAAGGGGTTTATCAGAAGATTTTTTGACCACTTTATACCAAGATAAAAAAGATAATATTTGGATTGGAGGTTTTAGAAAAGGGGCTTATTTCTACTCTCCACATAATAATTTATTCGAACTTATTTCTAAAGATTTAGGTGGTTTAGAAATCCTACATCACAATAGAGTAATGGATATTTATAAGGAAGATAGCACTATAGTTTGGTTGGCTACAGATGGCGGAGGTATTACAAAGTTGAATGTCCAAACCAAAAAATCACTTCCTTTAACTACATTAGCGTTGTTTAATAATAAAGCAATTTTATCTATTAGAAGAGATAAAAAGGGTGTCTTTTGGTTGTCTACTTGGGGTGATGGTCTATTTAGTTATAACCAGGAAACCAATAAAATTCAACAATTTAAACATGTTGAAGGAAATGGAACAACATTGCCTGAGAACAATATTTGGCAAACTTTTGAAGATAGCGAGGGCAATTTTTGGGTATCAATTCATGAAATGGGTTTATGCCTTTTTGATACAGATAAAGGAGAGGTAATTGAGCGTATTATTCACAAGCAAAGAGGTGTTGAATTTCTCACCTCATTTTATATTTTTGAAGATAGCAATAAGTGTGTCTATTTTTGTAATACACAGGGTTTAATAGTCTATAATTTAAAATCTAAAATTACAGATATTTATTTTCAGGAAGGGGGCGTAGAGAATACCTTACCTGGGTATTCTGTGAATTGTGGTTTAGAAGATAGTAAAGGTAATATATGGTTAGGTACTAATAATGGTTTAGCACTTTTTGATAAGAAGAATAAGAAATTCTACAAAAAAGGTGGAGAACTAGGTGTTAAAGGACCTAGAGTACAAGCAATAGAAGAAGATAAGGAGGGTAACTTATGGTTAGCAGTAAATAACCAATTGGTAAAGTATTCTACCATAACAGAAGAAATTGTTGTATTCACTACAGACGATATAGGTATAAATGGAGAGTTTATTATTGGGGCATCTCATACATTAGCAAACGGACAATTATTTTTTGGGAGTACCAATGGTGTTGTTGTTTTTGATCCGAAAACTATTCGGATCAATAAAGTAAAATCGCCCGTTAAACTTGTAAATTTCTCTTTGTTTAATAAAAAAGTAACTTTAGAAACAGAAGATTCGCCTTTAAAACATGTAATTGATCAAACAGAAAAGATTCAATTAAAACATTACCAAAATGTATTTTCAATAGATTTTAGCACCTTAAATTATGTACAATCAGGACAAAATAAATACATGTATTTATTAGAAGGTTTTGATAAAGATTGGCAACATATCGGCCATAAAAGGTCGGCTACATTTACAAACCTAAATGCAGGTAAATATACATTTAGAGTAAAAGGAGCAAATAACGATGGTATTTGGAACGAAGCAAAACCACTAATTATAGAACAATTGCCTCCGTTTTGGTTAACGTGGTGGGCTAAATTACTTTATCTTGTTTTGTTTATTGGTTTAATCTATTTTTTCTATCGTTTTTTAATGAATAGACATAAGCTAGAAAGAGCAATAGAAATAAGTAGAATAGAAGGACAGAAAAAAGCAGAAGTCAATAAATTTAGAGAGCAGTTTTTTACTAATATATCTCACGAATTAAGAACACCACTAACATTAATAGTTTCACCATTACAAGCAATTCAGAAGGAGGGAGAGAACTATAAATTTAAAGAAAATCAGCAAGTGTTTAAATTAATGCATACTAATGCAGAACGTCTGCTCAGGTTAATTAATCAGTTAATGGATTTTAGAAAAGTAGAAAATGGATTGTTAAAAGTGCAAGAAAAAAGTGGTGATATTATGCGCTTTATAAAAGATACCTCTCAACTATATTGTTACCAAGCACAGCAAATGCAAATTGTATTTACAATAACAACTGCACCAGATTCTCTTTGGGTAAACTTTGATCACGATAAACTTGAAAAAATTATTCATAATTTACTTTCTAACGCATTTAAGTATACTAATGAAAAAGGAAGTATAACTGTTCATGCATTTTTAATTGAAAAAGTGGATGCCAATTATACAATAGAATTAAATGTGACAGACAATGGAGTGGGTATTGCAGAACAAGATATTGGTAATATTTTTAGTAGGTATTATATGGTAGAAAATTCTTCTGCAAAAGGTACGGGAATAGGGCTTACACTTACTAAAGAACTTGTTGAACTTTGTAAGGGTACAATTAATGTGAAAAGTACTGTAGGCCAAGGGACATCTTTTAACATTCAGCTCTCTTTTAAAGGAGCATTGCCTGCGGTATCTATAAGTAACAAAAAAGAGAATAATTTTGTAATTGAACCTACCGAACAACCAAAAAGCAATACAGAATTAAAACATAAGCAAGCTACTTTATTGGTAATTGATGATAATATAGATATACAAACCTATTTAAAAATAGAATTGTCGTCTATTTACACCATTTGTATTGCTAATAATGGGGCGGAGGGCTTGAAAGTAGCTATAGATAAAACACCAGATTTAATTATTAGCGATGTAATGATGCCGTTAATGGATGGAATGGAATTATGCCATAAATTAAAATCAAATATTGCAACCTCGCACATACCCGTTTTACTATTAACGGCAAAGCATTCTGATAAATCACACTTGCAAGGTTTAACACAAGGGGCCGATGAGTTTATTTCTAAACCTTTTAATATTGAAATACTTAAAACTAGAATTGCTTATCACCTTAAATTAAGAAAAGATTTACAGTTAAAGTTTAAGACAGAAGGGTTTATCAAACCAAAAGAAATAACAACATCAGACCCTGATAAAATATTTTTAGACAAGCTGTATAAACTAGTATTTGAAGAACTGGAAAACCCTGAGTTTAACACAAAAGTACTTTGCGAAAAAATGGGCATGAGTAGAACGTTATTACACACTAAATTAAAAGTACTAACAGCGTGCTCTACTGCCGAGTTTATAAAAAGTGCGAGAATGATAAATGCGGCCAAGTTATTAAAAGATCAACACATTCAAATTAAAGAAGTGGCATACAGTTGTGGATACCTGAATCCTCAACAATTTTCTAATACTTTTGTAAAATATCATGGCATGTCGCCTTCTAAATATCAAGAACAAGACGACGAAAAGAAAACTAATTATTTAGCTAAAAAGGCCGTTTATGACGGTAAAAACAAAGATTGA
- a CDS encoding PD-(D/E)XK nuclease family transposase: protein MKKLSFVYLELPKFSKPLTPQSTMFEKWIYAIKNMSNLYEIPPLLQEITFKKLFKISEYSAMNENDKINYEESLKTFRDYVNTLDQAKEEGKKEQAIETAKNGLSMGLNIEQVANLTGLTIDEVKNIQL from the coding sequence CTGAAGAAACTCTCTTTTGTTTACCTAGAACTCCCTAAGTTTTCAAAACCATTAACTCCTCAAAGTACAATGTTTGAAAAATGGATTTATGCCATTAAAAACATGTCTAATCTATACGAAATTCCTCCTCTATTACAAGAAATAACTTTTAAAAAATTATTCAAAATTTCAGAATATTCTGCTATGAATGAAAATGATAAAATCAACTATGAAGAATCTCTAAAAACTTTTAGAGATTATGTAAATACGTTGGATCAAGCGAAAGAAGAAGGAAAAAAAGAACAGGCTATTGAAACTGCAAAAAATGGTTTATCAATGGGGTTAAATATTGAACAAGTTGCAAACCTAACTGGTTTAACTATTGATGAAGTGAAAAATATTCAACTATAG
- a CDS encoding EndoU domain-containing protein, with product MEIVCLNTENFDFNQDWNRFLDVFGEENVIPLNASDDLINIPHSVGADLAGSISPDLEEVLNEVFENDIQAKTDFITTYNSNEEFSDYFSTLDANQDDVRGLVNAWKRLDEANSPLKTNIVELTGVSKHLDDIDNFGGYDNWRLRTGRSRHPNWTQVDDVANKVLARKPHVLEIEGLDKVRNYQRNRLEGFTDCHSKQALDDFVGTNGGTYQIKNKPSSLADDQVFSGQPVILKDGKEYVKTNGRIVEYETGKFGGTSTFFPENWNNARVLEEVEYAIKNNHGVAPSNNPTEYFGFSKNGKVEIHFYLNSDGSIGSYFPKL from the coding sequence ATGGAAATAGTGTGTCTGAATACTGAAAATTTTGATTTTAATCAGGATTGGAATAGGTTTTTAGATGTTTTTGGTGAAGAGAACGTAATTCCATTAAATGCCTCTGATGATTTAATCAATATCCCACATAGTGTAGGAGCTGATTTAGCAGGTAGTATAAGTCCAGATTTGGAGGAAGTATTAAATGAAGTTTTTGAGAATGATATTCAAGCTAAAACAGATTTTATAACTACTTATAACTCTAATGAAGAATTTTCTGATTATTTTAGTACTTTAGACGCTAATCAGGATGATGTAAGGGGCTTGGTCAATGCTTGGAAAAGGCTAGATGAAGCTAACTCTCCTCTTAAAACTAATATTGTTGAATTAACAGGTGTATCCAAGCATTTAGATGATATTGACAATTTTGGTGGGTATGATAATTGGAGATTAAGGACTGGAAGATCAAGACATCCTAATTGGACTCAGGTTGATGATGTTGCTAACAAAGTACTTGCAAGAAAGCCTCATGTACTAGAAATAGAAGGGTTGGATAAAGTCCGAAATTACCAAAGGAATAGATTAGAAGGATTTACGGATTGTCATAGTAAACAAGCTTTAGATGATTTTGTAGGTACAAACGGAGGAACTTATCAAATAAAAAACAAACCTTCGAGTTTAGCTGATGATCAAGTTTTTAGTGGTCAACCTGTTATACTTAAAGATGGTAAGGAATACGTCAAAACAAATGGACGAATAGTTGAATATGAAACGGGTAAGTTTGGAGGAACATCTACTTTTTTTCCTGAAAACTGGAATAATGCAAGGGTTTTAGAAGAAGTTGAATATGCAATAAAAAACAATCATGGTGTTGCTCCTAGTAATAACCCAACCGAATATTTTGGTTTTTCAAAAAATGGAAAAGTAGAAATCCACTTTTATCTAAATAGTGACGGTTCAATAGGTTCTTACTTCCCTAAACTTTAG
- a CDS encoding RagB/SusD family nutrient uptake outer membrane protein, translating into MNLKKYIYSVVCIAFITACDIHRDPYNSINSDDLLSTEAGLQTATNGNYANLKGKKDESAWFDDWHRITEYPTDNVSLSGTTTDPLFYFYNFRNIPNNYRSSRFWSYSYRTIVGCNQIIEKAQKGVSPEMDQLIGENYYLRGMLLFYLVNVYGRPYSQGPSNLGVPLKLSTDVKDLPPRATVGEVYEQVLLDLKKGEELMTINKGNIYGSKEAAQALLSRVYLYMDDVDNSITYADKVINSGNYGLLSTAQLTNSVELPPEGNPEEIFALKFTKDSDYGHGWYTVGGMYATIKNVGWGEMYVSKTFIDLINQHPEDARKSYFEPQYIVIDSGQKIPSVVWVNQDWQYVQAELVDDTYVIYNETQYDLQSEGQGDNIEYFFVDDSGTKQYCEKNHLMEHRNGYLKYFIYKCSMQEGEPHLWSPTVSRLGELYLNKAEAYAKKGDEANALKNVNIIRERAGIPTYSSAQDFPDGMQLLDVVLQERRLELVWEGHRKFDVFRNNKTMDRRYPGTHLSGSGAYEQIEPTHNRVIEFIPEDQILVQPNLIQNP; encoded by the coding sequence ATGAACTTAAAAAAATATATATATTCTGTAGTCTGTATTGCATTTATTACGGCTTGCGATATCCATAGAGATCCTTATAACTCAATCAACTCAGATGATCTTTTGAGTACTGAGGCAGGGTTACAAACAGCTACAAATGGGAACTATGCCAACCTAAAAGGGAAAAAAGATGAATCTGCTTGGTTTGATGATTGGCATAGAATAACAGAGTATCCAACAGATAATGTATCGTTAAGTGGTACAACAACAGACCCATTATTCTACTTTTATAATTTTAGAAATATCCCTAATAATTATAGGTCTTCTAGATTTTGGAGTTACTCTTATAGAACAATTGTAGGTTGTAATCAGATTATTGAAAAAGCTCAAAAAGGAGTATCTCCAGAAATGGATCAGTTAATTGGCGAAAACTATTATTTAAGAGGTATGTTGCTTTTCTACCTAGTTAATGTTTACGGACGTCCATATTCACAAGGTCCTAGTAATTTAGGTGTGCCTTTAAAACTATCTACTGATGTAAAAGATTTACCACCACGTGCAACTGTTGGGGAAGTGTATGAACAGGTGCTTTTAGACTTAAAGAAAGGTGAAGAATTAATGACAATTAATAAAGGGAATATTTATGGAAGTAAAGAGGCTGCTCAAGCGTTACTTTCTAGAGTATATCTTTATATGGATGATGTCGACAATAGCATCACTTACGCAGATAAAGTGATTAATTCTGGTAATTATGGTTTGCTTAGTACTGCACAATTAACAAATTCAGTTGAGCTTCCACCAGAAGGAAATCCAGAAGAAATTTTTGCTTTAAAATTTACAAAAGATTCTGATTATGGGCATGGATGGTATACAGTTGGTGGAATGTACGCAACCATAAAAAATGTGGGTTGGGGTGAAATGTATGTCTCAAAAACATTTATTGATTTAATAAATCAACATCCTGAAGATGCACGAAAAAGTTATTTCGAGCCTCAGTATATAGTGATTGATAGTGGACAAAAAATTCCTAGTGTAGTTTGGGTCAACCAAGATTGGCAGTATGTACAAGCAGAATTAGTAGATGATACTTACGTTATTTATAATGAAACGCAATATGATTTACAATCTGAAGGACAAGGAGATAACATTGAATACTTTTTTGTAGATGACAGTGGTACAAAACAATATTGTGAAAAAAACCATTTAATGGAACATAGAAATGGTTATCTAAAGTATTTTATTTATAAGTGTTCTATGCAAGAAGGAGAACCACATTTATGGTCGCCAACAGTTTCTCGATTAGGTGAACTTTATTTAAATAAAGCAGAAGCCTATGCCAAAAAAGGGGATGAAGCAAATGCACTGAAAAATGTAAATATTATAAGAGAAAGAGCTGGTATTCCTACTTATTCTAGTGCACAGGATTTTCCTGATGGAATGCAACTTTTAGATGTTGTATTACAAGAAAGAAGGTTAGAATTAGTTTGGGAAGGACACCGTAAATTTGATGTGTTTAGAAATAATAAAACAATGGACAGAAGGTATCCTGGAACTCATTTAAGTGGATCAGGCGCTTACGAACAAATTGAACCTACACATAATAGAGTTATTGAATTTATACCAGAAGATCAAATTTTAGTTCAACCTAATTTAATACAAAACCCCTAA